AAATAAAGTACATGTGTTTGGGGGGACTCTCTCTTtaaagctgctgctgctgcttatTAGCAGGCCGTATGTCATTTTCTAAGCAATACTAAAAACATGAAtccaaaaaaacactgttaacCACTGTCTATTAACCATATAGAACTGAAAATGACTATACagatacattttattgtcaGGATATTTGTTGCACAAATTGGTAAAAATTGTACTCTTTGAGATTCATCTGCCATCAATGTAACCTagttaaaatgagatttttttatgcctgaaaaatatctaaacattctttAAAGCAGGATAACTTAACTTTTAGTTCAAGATGAAATGAGAGAATATATCttcaatatataaaatttgttttagaCCGAAAAACGAGACCCAGTTTACAGTGTATAAATGTATCGCTAGGGGTAGATACAGTGAGAAATCAAAGCACAATCCTTCTttagaaaatcatttaaatgttcagCTTACTAAGTGTTCTATTTTTGTAATTCTAGAAATAGAGTAAGACTGttaaaaatgaatcgttgaCTGTGATGGGATGTTTTTGGGTGCTCATTCTGCTGGATAGAAACTTCTGAATTGAAGTACTGCAACATGGAGATTAGTCAAACAAGTTAACAAATTTGTCATTGTGGCCAAATGTTGTAAGTGCCAGTGTATTTTTTAACCGTTCTAGTGttgttttctgaatttttttttttttttttaattattgtaaatattaattttctattcaaataCCTAACTGTATTGTGAAGTGTTGTAGgtatgaaaatgtttataagtatataatttttttttaacttgggAGTGAAATTTtgcaaataagcaaataaaggTACAAAGACTACATGTACATCTGAAAGCGTTGGTAAATAACCAACTTCTGCTGTTCGTTTAGTTctaattttcataaataatataaaattaagccCGAATATGCACATTAACAAACAGAATTgcactgttatttttaatgtagctcattttcattgcatttctgAATGATTCTGTAAATATTGAACATATGGTTATAAAACAGCCTTAACCTCTGTAAAGGGCCATATGTCTTTAATTTTTTGCATCTCCAGCTGCATTAAACAAAGAATATAAGAAAAAATGCATCTCCTTGTCACAATATGCCTGATACAGATGGCTTCTATTGCAATACCAGATAAAGCAGGCATTTTTAAAAGGTCGTAAAACCAGAATGCTATAAAGACAAAGACCAATATACAGTATCAGGGCCAAGACTGAAATACCGACAAACCATAACAAAATGAGTGCGTTTCAATCAGGCACATAAACATTCAgaaaattcagtaaaaataaaatattttgcataaagaagaatggtctttgctttctttttttcattttgcttttctaCGCATCAGTTATTTGAAACCTCTTCCCAAAATGTACCACAGAAGCATCatataaatagcaaaataaCTGATGTCAATTGCTTGCACCGCATCACTGAAACATACAAGCATTATTAAGAACATATCGAGGGCTACTGTGACTGTGAGAATTGAACGCACGTGTCTTCTTATATTCAAAAAGACTATGCTATTGGTAATTGAAAGTATCGTTGAGTGAATATTCATCACATTCAGTAGTTTTGCAGGCCGCTTGTTCAGCCAGTCTTTTGTCTGCATCTGTATTTTTGGAACATTCAACAGTACCCCTGCGCTGTAAATATTCATATGAAGAAATGTTCACGTGTCCATGTGAGACTCAACCCTCCACGGGACAAAGGCTGAGAGTGTCTCCATTTCTGACCGCTCCATTGGCTCTGTTCCGAGCTTTCCCATAGTTGAAAAGGTTGTCCTGCTCGCTGTCCAGCTCTGATTCTGACATCATCAGGCTGGAGTTGTGCTCTGTGCTCCTGTGTTTAATGTCTAATGATGACAAAGGCAGAAAGGTGAATGCAGTAACTAGAATTATAAGCctcaagaaagaaagaactcCAAAGAGcatcactttttatttcttcacatAAAGTTACTGTGGTATAAGATAAATCAGGGGTGAAACTTACTATACTTTGGCTGAAGCTCCATTCTCTCCTGCTCGTCCATGTTGTCTAGTATTGTGTACTTGGTTTTCTTCCTCACTTTAGTGCGTCTCCCTCTACAACAGTCCAAACATGAATATAGAAACCACAGGAGATAAGATTTTTGTGTCATTCAAAACAGGTTTCTTTCCCATACAACAAAAAATCAAttgtaataaacaattataataattactaaaacCGTACAGGATTCTAATTAGAATTTCTATCTTTATTTTGGAACCATTCCTATAAGATTCCTATCTATGACTTTCTATACAAAGGATTTAGTTCTTATCCTGTTCATTTTCTCGGTGGCAAGCTGTTTAATGAGACAGCATACACAAAagggaattatttaaaaagccaaTGGAtcccagaaaaaaaattaaaaactaaactcATAGGAATCTAGAGTCTTATAAGAATCTCATTATGATAGAAATTCTAATTAGAACAATTTTCCTATTGGAACCCTTCAGGATTTTTGACAAGGAATAAGAAAAACTGGGGCATTTCAGctcataattcaaaatatcttattttgtgttccaaaaGGGTGTTCATACAGGGTTGAAATGACATATTATGACAAAATTTAGTACTGAACATGCAGTAGTGGCAGGATGCTACTATTCAAatactactgttcaaaactTTTGTGTTGGTAAATTTATTTACCAGTagcactgtgaaatattactataaatttgtaataacttctattttaatatatttaaaaaaccctTTCCCATAACAGCAAAccttattttaaaactgttgtgctgcttaatataaaaaccattgcagattttttaaaggattttctGATTAAAAGGAATTTCAAAAGAATGGAATGTGATTAATAaatagttcaaaagaacagcataaaTGTCTGACATGTTTGCTCAGTATTCattcctttaaaaagaaaaaaaattacctaaacttttgaacaatagtgtATATAACATAACTCGTGCCACATATTTAAACAGAGTTTGTCTACAGTACATGCAGTAATGGAATCTTTATCACCTTTTACAGCAGCAGATACAAATCCAGCTGATGGACAAGAGGAAAATTATTGTCACAAAACAAGAGATTGTGACATACAGCACGCTCCAGTCTGTGAAAGGAGACAGAAGATTAGCACTCAGCCTTTCCATCCCTGTAAAACATTCtaatgttttcataatataACATCAGTAGTATCCTTAGATTATTTAGCAAAGCGGAAGgcattaataaagtaaaataacgTGTAACGTTAGCAaaattaaatgggaaaaaactGTCCATTTTCAGCAGTATAGCATGTCTTCATGAACCTCCTGCTATCTTGCAGCTTGAAATTTCAAAGAGGTCACGCTAACCGCAATTGCTCTCGCCATCATCAAGGAAGTGGCGAATGGGGTTCTCCATCCAAAGAGGGTCACAGGAACAGCTCTTTGTAACGGGATCACACTGACCACGTCCAGAACACAGCagcaaacacactgaaaaattCACAACCAGGATAAAATCGGAACCATTGCATtatcaaactttttatttattatatggcTGTTctcagatttaataaaatataataggaAGAAAAGTCACTTACCGACTGTGTCTACTCTTAAGACTTTAAAGAGCAAGAAGTCAGTTTTTTCTCGTAACAGCTGGTTTCTTAGCAGACGAGAAAGCTTAGGTCCTGGAATTGTACCATCAGGACCCAGGACTGAGAACCTAAATACAGTGctaaacacaaagaaacacatGCTGACTTTATCTAAACTAGTTAGTCTCTAGTAATTAACATTAGCTTTATATAAGAAGCCCACAAGTTCTCATTTAGACTGGTTCTGTTAGTTTGGTTATTGTATATGTGTAGTACCTGATGTCTGACTGGCCATGCAGACCCTTCAGTGCAATGTCTGAGTCCAGAACATGCAGTAATGCGGCCAGCTGTCTCACTACCGTCTCTTTCTGCTGCTGACTGACCTGAGCCACACCCACCTGCAGCTCAAGCTCCACCTCCTCTCGCCGCGTGGATCTGCACACAAGTATCAATGGCAGCAAACGAGCAATAtgtaaattgaaaacaaaatgacttaATATAAGAATATGctatgaaagtgtttttggaAATAGACTCATTCTATAAAAGCTGAGTTTTACCAATttggaatccattcagctgatctccaagtctggtgatagcacttttagcatagctggggactatttttgCTTGGTATCACTGCGCCTGCTGAAGCCATGGTATGGCAGCAAACTTCATTGATTATTATGCCAGAATGAGAGTGTGGTTTCTAATCGTATCGACCtagaaacttttcattttccatggtcttagtacacaatataactacagaaaagTCATTACAATCATTTTTGATCTAATTGGATACAGTaatctatgctaaaagtgttatcgCCAGACCTATAGATAAGCTGAATGGATTTATCAAAATAAGGTTTATTAAGTATAACATCATTCTGAAATACTGTACACTGATACACTGAAATACACTGGTGTTGATACTGTCTAGCCTATGAATTTTCACTTTCTCATCTGAACAAGTAACAAgtctgccatttttttttctgggaaaAAGTATTTCTATAAATCGTGCTACCAATGGTTGTTAAATTCAATGATCGGTTCATCAGCATGAGGTTAggtaataaaatagttttgtacTCCGGCTAGTTATGTACTTTctcaaaaatttattttggaacatttttaaccaaaaaatgtatgaactgtagctttaagaaattaatacctTTATTTGGCAAGAATGccaattaatcaattaatcaaaagaGATGTTCAAAAGATATTTGCtatgttacaaaagaaaaataaatgcttttttaattttatattcattaacgaaagaatgaaagaattgttcatatgtaaaatattatgaattttactgtatattaatcaaataaatgtgtgatcttaaaaacattaaacatttgcCCTGAACCCAAACTTCTAAATGGTAGTGTACTCTGAACATCTAGCAACTGTTTTCCTACCAGGGCGTACTTCCACGGTGGCTGTAGCCATGCTTGAGCGGCCCTGGACATCCGTGGCCCGGAGCTGGAAGAGGTACGTTCCTTCTACCAGGTTGGCGAGGTAAAGGAAGGCCTCATGGTCTGAACCATATAACACATCCTACTCTCAATAGATGTGAAACAAAAGAGATTATCAGGTAAAACACTGAGCTGCTgcaaatgttacaaaaagaaacacaaatatcTCACTCACCCCGGCAGCGGGGCTCTGTTCATCTCTGACCCAAAGAAAAGACACGTTTGCTGTTCCGCTGTTGGATACGGAGCCCCTGAGCACCAGAGAGTTGTTGGGTAGAGTGAGCGTGTGGCTGCCGCTGGCATGGGCGACCAGTGGCAAGCTTTTTGCTGTGAATTTAATAACATaggtcttaaaatgtttttaattttgaacaGATTAcccacagttttttttatttaacatcaaatcattttaaaataaaattaataaaacatttttcattaaatatttctttttaaaagcgttcttgagatttctttctttaaaataaatgccattttctgacatgcattttaaatgtagataCAAAAAGTATGTtgcttgtatttatacatttcagtCTCCTCACCTTCTTTAACCATGACAGTCAGGACTGCGCTGTCTGTTTCTCCCTGCTGATCTGTCACAGTCAGCCTGAACCTGTAACTCCCAGATCTCAGGCCACTCGCTATGGCAACTGCTTTATTGGCATCTTTTATCTTCAAGCCTGGAGGGCCACTTCATGGTTACATATGAGGAGAGTCGTAATGGCACATCAATACACTTTTTACCAAAATCCTTTACTATTCATGCAAaactaattgttttaaattgtctGTAGGGCAAATATTCAGAAGCAGGATGAAGCAATAACAGATCCTGCTGCATCACATATGCATCACTTGTTACATTATTTATGGAGCTGGGATTTTTGTTAATCGATTCTCTTGTTtcaataaataagatttaatacattttcaagacGTCACGTTTAAAGATGTCCTGTGatatttttcatgctttaaacatatgtaaaaaaaatgcctgtgtaaactacttttaaaaaagttttttttctcatgaaatTAGTGCTTTTACTCACCAAGTATGCATTAAACTGACCAAATTTAAAGTGtcaaattgaatttaaattatcACAGtactttagtttatttttaatcttgaaAAAaggtatcatggtttccacacacacaaaaaaactgagcagcacaactgtttttaacactaataataaaaataaatatttcctaaACACCAAATCAGCCTATTATAATGATTGCTGAAGTTTGGTGGTATGGTAAAATTCAGTTTGCCTAAAAATCACAGAACAATTTTTTACTCCAAACTTATGAattgtaaacaaatgtttatataacaaaataatgcactgtgtatatgtgtatgtatatgtatgcatatacatataataatataattaatttacatatatttgctAACAAATTGTTTAGTCCACGAACCAGCTCATTGTAAAGAACCAACTgctaattcatttattcattgccCAAACATTACTAGTTATACCAAGTCAGTGTGTTTGTACCTGATCAAGTCCCACTGGTAGCTGACGATGGCCATATCGTCAGTGCTGTTGCTGCCATTCAACACGATGCTGTTGACTGGGAGGATGATCTGCCGTTCTGGTCCTGTTATAGCGACTGGTGCTTTGTTTGCtaccaaacacacaaaaaatcaGTTATAAAAGATGCATAGTTTTTCTTCATACAAACTGATAGGTGAAGTTGTTTTACCAGGCAGCACAGTGACTGAGACGGTGTCTGAATCCTGTTGACCTCTGGAGTCAGTGACTGTTAGCTGAAACATATACCGACCCTCCTGGAGATCAGATAGCTGTAGGACCGGTGATCTTGCATCCTGAAAACAAGTAGCATTTGAACACATTAACTCAACATCAACTCCTGAACATTTTTGTCAACCAAAATTCACAAATTACATCACAGTTGCTTCAATCAATACAATTTAAAGTACAAGGACCCGCAGAACTAATATTTATCTTATAAATTCCAAAAAGTGTCCttagcaatgaaaaaaaacaacttcagaGCATTTATGTACAAGGTACACACATTTATGTACTTGGTAAAGTAAATCTTACCTGCATCGTGATCCCTTGGGTCAGGCTGCTGGGACGGAGAGTCCAGAGGTAGCTTGTAATGGCATGGTCATCCGTGCTGTTGTTACCCCACAAGGTGAGGTAGTTGACAGGCAGGGTCACGACACGGTCACTGCCTGCTCTGGCCCGAGGAGGGTCATCTTTTGGCATGCTGACTCTTACTGTGGCATTGCTGGAGTCGGCCAGCCCATCGGAATCAGACACCGTCAGCCTAATGTTGGCCAAGCAAAAATCAGGTCAGGATGAAGTTAACGAAGTTAAGCCAAATTAAAAAAGGCCCCAGAGGAATTAGCCACCAAAGATTTCAACAGCTtcagagaaagaatgaaaatttAAATCTGCACAGGCCTATTCTATCCTTAAGCTCTTAACAAGTCCTTACTTGAAGGTATATTCTCCTGGTGAAAGATTTTGTAGCTGCAGTACAGGTGTATCCACAGGGCCTTCAGGTTTCCAAATAGGGCCGTCTACCTTCTCCCACATGTAACTGACGATTCCAGCATCATCCATACTCTCTGGAAAGCATCAGGATGTATGTTTGGTTAAAAACTCATGACTTACATGATGTAATAAGACAACAGAGAAAAACTGACACAAGCTACATACCACTGCCATTAATGATGAAGATGGAGCCTTCTTGGAAAAGCACATCTTGGCTCTTGGGCAAAGTGACGGCTTTTGGAGGCTTGTTTATATTCACTGCTAcagattgaaaaaaaaccccacataaaCATTATCTGTGCTATAAGTAATATTAAAGCAAGAACTAAAGAAGGTGCAGGTGTACCAGGGTGTACTGTGAAGTTCACAGCACTTTCTCCATAAGCTTGTTGcgctttcacacacactctgacagtATAAACACCCTCTGAAAGCtgcaataaaagaaaagttttttttagaaacacaacCGTCTCATCTTTTAAATTATCACTTGACAGTCACAGTGAAAGTGACAAGGATTTGAATCTCACTTCTGTAATTCTGACAGACTTGTTGTGCTGTCCATCTATTACTCCACGATGTCCGTCCTCTGAGGTTACCAAAGTCCACTCATACGTGTAAAGAGCTTCTGATGAAAAATGCCCCATCAACttcactttaaatgcataatcATAATTCAGAAATGCACATTATTCTAAATACAGAAGGCCATACCTGCAGTGTCATCGTAATTTACAGAAGCAGTTAGTTCAACAGTATTTCGAGGGAGTGTTGCTTCCACAGGGCCACTAATGGACACAGTCAGGGATCTTACTGAAcacagagagtgtgtgaaaagaaagcataaaataacctgagtaataataatagtgatgctTGCGTTAGCAGTGCATCAGTAGCACCTGGTTCTTCTGAGATCATTCGTGGTGTGGCCTCAGTGCTGGGTGAAGTAATGAAGGAACTGGCTGTGCTTGACCCCGATGGCTCTGTGCTGACGTCTTGCAGGACGTTAGGGGCAGCAGCTGCAGAGGAAATGTTCTCCGGGTCTTCTTCAGCCTttaatgataaatgaaaaatagcttTTCTCAATTATTTAGCTGTGTCAACACAAAGCTTGTAAGGTGACAGTGGGCACcagcaatgcaataaaatgcaattaaaagatacaaatgaatacaaagttaaataaaaagttactcTGAAATTACATGTTCTTTCCAGATTTCACACAGCAGATGAGACATGAAAGCACTTGGCCAGAGTGAGAATGCATTTAAGACACCATGTTTCCCAATGACAccacaacattaaaatagaatcGTGACATTTCAAGTGATGATGAATTGGCAGCTATGtaaaaaaacagttcttttaatttttgattaccATGCCAACAGCCTTTTcaattttatattgaatatttaaatgtttatgtaatctACACTGTATAAGATTCACAGATAACTCTTTTTTccacaattttcaaaaatcacgtatcatgtttttttatgctttttgtgttagttggctgtttttttgtttatttagtttttcttagcctactaaaaataacccaactgcagtttaattgagattaattggaatgcacgatgaaaagataaaaattcaaaaaattcaaaaaaatgttaaaaactatttgcaattatctgtttttgcaaattagctcttaaaatattacatatgtgctatatactgtatatactatatattacatatgcactatatcaaatatttcatttattcctatgataataaagattacattttagcAGCTATTACTCTAGTCTTGTTTCTCaatctttgatgaacagaagttcaaaagaagatttttttcaaatagaaatattttgtatcagTCTAAATAACTATACTTTTGCATGAATCTGTAACACTCACCCTTGTGTTAAGTGTTGTGATTACTGGGGGTATAACATCCGAATCTGCTTCAATAGCTGATTTGCTTTCATTCCTCGCTTCTGGGAAGTGACTTGGAGGAAAGGGGCTGCTTTCGAGAGGGCCCTGCACTGTCGTCAGTCTTTCACcaactctctctgtctctgattGGTTGAATTCCTCTTTTCCTTGAACAATTGGCCAATCATATAGCCCAGGCCTCTCTTCTTGCTCTACTGTTGCAGCATCTCTGTCTTCAGCTCTTTTGTCCTCCAAACTTCGGAAACTCTCGGCATACTCTGAATCAGTGTTGTCCAAATCCTGAATGCCTTCTAACAAGGCAAGGTCCTTCATGGGGTCCCCCGAACCCCTGTGCCTGGGCAGGGGCTGCCAGTGGTTTGGGAAAGATTCTCCTCGAACCAGGGATTGCAGAACGAGTGTTTGAGGGGGCCCACGTTGCAGAAATGCCAGTAGAGAGTCAGTACCAGGTCTCTGCTTCGGCTGGCAGTTCTCTTTGCGCTGGCAACTAAGGACATAGCAGCGACCCTCAAAAAACCAGGCTAGGTCACAGCCTGAGAGATCGCAACAGGCCCCTGCACACTGGGCCAGAGATGACACATCTGGAACACGCAAAATACTGCTGCTCCTCAGCTCCGGAGACACTACACTCTCAGAGTAGGTTGCAGCCTGCCAGCACTGTCCCGATACTgcatcaaaaaaacacaacaaacgcGTGGTGAAATAAATATCGGAGTTTGGCAttttagttattagttatattaGAGTCTGTTATTTTCCAGTGTCTTTCATGTGCTGAAATGATGACAAATGAAATGGCAGCTTGATATGTTAAGCACATGCCAGATGGCAGAATCTGTTAAGAAAATTTGTGAATTTCTGAGgcctcaaaaaaataaattgatcaacacctgttgaaaaaaatgtaaacaatttacaataCTTTCTGCTCTCTGTTATTGTGTAAATACTTTTTAGCAAGTAAAGGAAGGGTCTTCTAAAAATgaacttattattataaatattattatagcatttacTGGAACCAAATTCAATTGTAAAATGGTTTTCACCTCCTTATACAATACTATAGTAACCATAAAAAGCCTGATGTATTACTTAtgatacaaaacataaaacctatatgtagatttttttcatataattcatCTAAATGTTCGATAAACTATGTGtcactgaaaaaaatctgatatatattatacaaaagtCAGGTTTTGCCTGCTTAAGTTAAAGGCGTCAACAACATCAACATACTTCACAACCTAAGctcttttttattctatttatggATTCCAACCATAATCCAGAATGGCAGAGCAGACTTGTCTTAGTGGTgatgtatagatatatatgcaGAAATATACTTGCCTCTGATACAGAAGAGCAAGACAAGCGAGAGAACAGGTGAGAAGAAGTTCATGATGGCACTGCTGCTTTTTCACAGCGATGGATTCTGACGGTCATTCCCTCTTCAAACTTAGGTTAAAGGCTGGGCGGACAAGAGCTCAAGTATCACAAACAAACTGGACAAAAATAACAGGAAAGCAGCATCAATCAATTAATACTAATTCACAGCAATTCTAGATCCTATTTGTGGCTGGGCCTTGTGTGATTTGACAACCACCCTTCCATAGCAACCAGCCCCTACGGCTCAGATACCTCTGGAGAATTCTTACATGTTGTACATTATACTATCTGCTGTatgtacattataattttaCCGCCACTAGCTGTTACATAAAACAAGCAAACCACTAAACACAAGAGGGCTAAATAGAAAGCTACTGTGGGTTGTAGCTGTACCAGCTGGATGTGACGCTCTTATGCAAGCATCTGTTTCCATGGCATCGAGAATCAGCTTCCGCGCTGCTGCTCCATAGCGAGCTCGCGCTGGAAACACGCTGCTGGAGTAACGTCGGGATGCAGGTCTGGCTTTGTGGCAGTTCTGTTGAGATGAAGGTCTGATATTGCTGGAGAGATGCTGAGGTGTATGTCTGCGCGAGGGAGCGTGTCAGCAGAGCAGACAAGAGACCAGCAGGGCGGAGGGAGGGAGACACGTGACGTCATCTCTGTGACGCTGCAGAAACACAATACATCCTTGAATCGGTACGGCTTgaggcatttttatttatttatttatttatttttacgtatttttcataactatattagcatttactattattaaaatatatattaattaaatgtattaactaaaactataattataaatatatatattataacgaCCACACCCCAAACATGTCGTCAGGGTTGTATCTTCATTCATTGGCTCGCTGGAATGACAAAATTAACGGTTGGCTAACAACTACGCTTAGCCTATCCTTCATCCTGGCCAGTATTTTCATTACTGTTTTCGGGAGGGTTATtatgctattgttttttttttacagttaatatCATAATGACCATTAAGTTTGTTTTGCCGAATGCATTATCCTCACTCAACAACACACTATCACACTGGAGATTTTATATTTGACAGTTATATTGTAACATTTGATAATTGTcaatttctgttttaaagtataaattctgtttttgatgTATATTTCTTAGCGTCCTAATTTAATAGGTGGTGTATGACAAAACACGCGTGTATGTCACGTGATATGGACTGGGAGAAATCGAAACTTAAGAACGGCTGTTACCTTATATATTGCAGAATTCAGACTAGAGAATGCTTAAAGCAGAATAATTACATGGAAGACAAGATCATTTGACAGTAAGTATGAAATATATGTTATAGCATCTCTTAATTACTTCGTTATATGTCACGACTTTCGTTTAAAAACGCCTTAAACGTATTACTATAATCCTGTTACAGAATACATAGTATTTCTCATAGTATAGTTTACACCGTTAAACGAAACGTGTTCAGTGAACATATAGTGTTTAGCCCAaagtaaatgtgcattttaaacaaacaaatgaataaataaacgatGCGATCGCATACCTGCCtgtgataaattatttataaatctaGGCGTAACCTGTTGAATAAtcatgttattgttattttgggcataatgcatgttttgtaaTTGGTTAACTATGCATAAGCTGAAAGAAACTTGTTCATGGCAGGTTTAACTTGACTTTACAGACAATCCCCTTTGAGTAAAGCAATCtctagaagaaaacaaaactgaatctgAAAGATCCAAGAACACGAACCTGCACTGAAACATTTGCTCTGTTAAAATGGATGAACCACCCTGTTCACCGAGGTAAGAactgtttgaaatgtttattattcGCCCTGTAACTAATCAGTGCAGTGTCTATGGACTTAGTTAGAGTTTTTAGCCCAATTTAAAAACGTCAAGCTGCTTACCCTGCTATTATACATTTGACCAAATGCAtcagcaaaacatttaaaatgttgattttttttctctgatacAGTCCTACCTGCTCAGGAGACACTGCATTATGTCTTGCGGACACTAAagttcaggggaaaaaaaacaagaagaacaaaAGGCATAAAAAGAAACCAAGCGCCGCATGTCAAATGAAAAGAGACAGTGAGTGTTCCCTGGTCACCGCTGAGCAGTCATCACCCTCACAGCACCAGCCCGAGCACCTCAAGAACAGCCAAAAAACAAGAATCCTTTCACCTGCAACTTCGTTTGCAAGCTCCACTCATCGCGAAGAAACCAACACTTCACAGCAGGCATCAGCCCGTTCTACCTGTGACCAGTCAACGCAGACAGAGTCTGCTCAACTCCAGTCTGTCCAAACACAATCAACACAAACCCCTCCAATCCAAGGCATTCACACTACAATAACAGAACCCAAATCCACCCAGACACTA
Above is a genomic segment from Puntigrus tetrazona isolate hp1 unplaced genomic scaffold, ASM1883169v1 S000000769, whole genome shotgun sequence containing:
- the LOC122335409 gene encoding LOW QUALITY PROTEIN: dyslexia-associated protein KIAA0319-like (The sequence of the model RefSeq protein was modified relative to this genomic sequence to represent the inferred CDS: inserted 1 base in 1 codon), whose translation is MNFFSPVLSLVLLFCIRVSGQCWQAATYSESVVSPELRSSSILRVPDVSSLAQCAGACCDLSGCDLAWFFEGRCYVLSCQRKENCQPKQRPGTDSLLAFLQRGPPQTLVLQSLVRGESFPNHWQPLPRHRGSGDPMKDLALLEGIQDLDNTDSEYAESFRSLEDKRAEDRDAATVEQEERPGLYDWPIVQGKEEFNQSETERVGERLTTVQGPLESSPFPPSHFPEARNESKSAIEADSDVIPPVITTLNTRAEEDPENISSAAAAPNVLQDVSTEPSGSSTASSFITSPSTEATPRMISEEPVRSLTVSISGPVEATLPRNTVELTASVNYDDTAEALYTYEWTLVTSEDGHRGVIDGQHNKSVRITELSEGVYTVRVCVKAQQAYGESAVNFTVHPAVNINKPPKAVTLPKSQDVLFQEGSIFIINGSESMDDAGIVSYMWEKVDGPIWKPEGPVDTPVLQLQNLSPGEYTFKLTVSDSDGLADSSNATVRVSMPKDDPPRARAGSDRVVTLPVNYLTLWGNNSTDDHAITSYLWTLRPSSLTQGITMQDARSPVLQLSDLQEGRYMFQLTVTDSRGQQDSDTVSVTVLPANKAPVAITGPERQIILPVNSIVLNGSNSTDDMAIVSYQWDLISGPPGLKIKDANKAVAIASGLRSGSYRFRLTVTDQQGETDSAVLTVMVKEAKSLPLVAHASGSHTLTLPNNSLVLRGSVSNSGTANVSFLWVRDEQSPAAGDVLYGSDHEAFLYLANLVEGTYLFQLRATDVQGRSSMATATVEVRPDPRXREEVELELQVGVAQVSQQQKETVVRQLAALLHVLDSDIALKGLHGQSDISTVFRFSVLGPDGTIPGPKLSRLLRNQLLREKTDFLLFKVLRVDTVVCLLLCSGRGQCDPVTKSCSCDPLWMENPIRHFLDDGESNCDWSVLYVTISCFVTIIFLLSISWICICCCKRGRRTKVRKKTKYTILDNMDEQERMELQPKYNIKHRSTEHNSSLMMSESELDSEQDNLFNYGKARNRANGAVRNGDTLSLCPVEG